One genomic window of Oncorhynchus kisutch isolate 150728-3 linkage group LG24, Okis_V2, whole genome shotgun sequence includes the following:
- the LOC109869826 gene encoding nucleolar protein 4-like: protein MATKKSSCTDVTKRSRSPVVLGAEMFSEFQDWCLRTYGDSGKTKTVTRRKYNKIMQTLLQNEESDGMYVDNSHINAKFKFWVKSKGFQVGSNILGEHKKGASGKPVLYVPVKSTCADAGSAQDSSSLKRVAVVEDFFDIIYAMHVEMGADPGRAPKHAGQKKTYKAIAETYAFLPREAVTRFLMNCGECQKRMHINPSTAEFKENDRPTSLVPDLIDYNMPLTATYLKQMKLQCMTANERDDSSVSSEDMDMTEPTWVSAERPPVPELSPPNGENVQSPQTTLKEEDDDDSSESGSGHGLPALTPPEAMVVGAVPPDGLAPYREVTENGVSAPLDFSTTTSSSSSSEDQQPVNLTDRLLPVGSPVGTPYPTDSTRKCPGNPDYGNKSPQYSSGSYDSVKTELSMSAEDLTSGRAQIIDDDDDDHDDHDDSDKITDAEGMDPERLKAFNMFVRLFVDENLDRMVPISKQPKEKIQAIIESCSRQFPEFQERSRKRIRTYLKSCRRLKKVGFETRPTPPHLTSAMAENILAAACESETRNAAKRMRLDVYQGPEELATVDKNGSRDPASGAPSGFSLAASAYSQSQTQDPVYTNGTNGGLNYSFHSYGAIGNNLPTTGATTQTNGPTDLSMKSVAPTSSSSSSSNSHGGQGGGGGGASAQLSPPEVTAVRQLIAGYRESAAFLLRSADELENLILQHN from the exons ATGGCAACAAAAAAATCATCATGCACGGATGTAACGAAAAGGAGCCGGAGTCCCGTCGTTTTAGGAGCGGAGATGTTCAGTGAATTTCAGGACTGGTGCCTCCGGACATATGGGGACTCGGGTAAAACAAAGACCGTCACCCGGCGAAAATACAACAAAATCATGCAGACACTGTTGCAAAACGAAGAGTCGGACGGCATGTATGTCGACAATAGCCACATCAATGCCAAATTCAAATTTTGGGTGAAGTCGAAAGGGTTTCAGGTCGGGAGCAACATTCTGGGAGAGCACAAGAAAGGAGCGTCAGGGAAGCCCGTCCTATATGTCCCAGTCAAGTCAacg tGTGCAGATGCAGGCTCGGCCCAGGACAGCTCGTCCCTGAAGAGGGTGGCAGTGGTGGAGGACTTCTTCGACATCATCTATGCCATGCATGTGGAGATGGGTGCCGACCCTGGTAGAGCACCTAAACACGCTGGCCAGAAGAAGACCTATAAAGCA ATAGCGGAGACGTACGCCTTCCTGCCCAGGGAGGCAGTGACACGCTTCCTAATGAACTGTGGAGAGTGTCAGAAGAGGATGCACATCAATCCCAGCACTGCAGAGTTCAAAG AAAATGATCGACCAACCTCCTTGGTTCCGGACCTCATTGACTACAACATGCCACTGACTGCCACCTACCTGaaacagatgaaactacagtgcATGACTGCCAATGAGCGG GATGACAGTTCGGTGAGCAGTGAGGACATGGATATGACTGAGCCCACGTGGGTCTCTGCTGAGCGCCCCCCTGTCCCTGAGCTCAGTCCCCCCAATGGAGAGAATGTACAAAGCCCACAGACCACACTCAAAGAGGAGGACG ATGATGACTCCTCTGAGAGTGGCAGCGGCCACGGTCTGCCAGCCCTGACCCCTCCAGAGGCGATGGTTGTGGGCGCTGTCCCTCCAGATGGATTGGCTCCGTACAGGGAGGTGACTGAGAATGGGGTGAGTGCTCCCCTGGACTTcagcaccaccacctcctcctcttcctcctcagaggACCAGCAACCAGTCAATCTGACCGACAGATTGCTGCCTGTGGGGAGCCCTGTTGGGACGCCCTACCCAACTGACTCCACCAGGAAGTGCCCCGGGAATCCAGACTACGGCAACAAG tctCCTCAGTACAGCTCCGGAAGCTATGACTCAGTGAAGACTGAACTGAGCATGAGCGCTGAGGACTTGACCTCTGGGCGTGCTCAGatcattgatgatgatgatgacgatcaCGACGACCATGACGACAGTGACAAGATCACTGATGCAGAGGGAATGGACCCAGAGAGGCTGAAAGCCTTCAAT ATGTTTGTTCGTCTGTTTGTGGATGAGAACCTGGACCGCATGGTGCCCATCTCCAAGCAGCCCAAGGAGAAGATCCAGGCCATCATCGAGTCATGCAGCCGACAGTTCCCTGAGTTCCAGGAGCGCTCCCGCAAGCGCATCCGCACCTACCTCAAGTCCTGCCGCCGTTTGAAGAAGGTTGGTTTTGAG ACACGGCCCACACCTCCCCACCTCACCTCTGCCATGGCAGAGAACATTCTTGCTGCTGCTTGTGAAAGTGAGACACGCAATGCTGCCAAGAGGATGCGACTAGATGTCTATcaaggccct GAGGAACTTGCTACTGTTGATAAGAACGGCTCCAGGGACCCAGCCTCAGGGGCCCCCTCAGGCTTCTCCCTGGCTGCCTCAGCCTACTCCCAGTCCCAAACCCAGGACCCAGTCTACACCAATGGTACCAACGGAGGCCTCAACTACAGCTTCCACAGTTACGGGGCAATCGGCAACAACCTGCCGACCACCGGTGCCACCACACAGACTAATG GTCCCACTGATCTCAGTATGAAGTCTGTggctcccacctcctcctcttcctccagttctaacagtcacggtggtcagggtGGAGGCGGGGGAGGAGCCTCGGCTCAGCTCAGCCCCCCTGAGGTCACAGCGGTGCGGCAGCTCATCGCCGGGTATCGAGAGTCTGCCGCCTTCCTGCTCCGCTCCGCAGATGAGCTGGAAAACCTAATCCTGCAGCATAACTGA